The DNA region GCGAGGAAGACGAGCGGCTGCTGAACCGCGAGGCGGAGAGATTGCGCCTGAGCACCCAGGTCGCCGCGCGGCTCCGTCAGCCCGGCGACACCCTGATCCTGATGCTGCACTACCCGCCCGCGAGCCCGCCCTACCCTCCCAACCCACTCAGCAACGTGATCGAGGACGCCCGCCCCGATCTCGTCGTCTACGGGCACCTCCACGGGGCGAACCCGGAGCGGACCCTGCGCCACGTCGGCGGTATTCCCGCTCACCTCGTCGCGGCGGACGCCCTGAAGTTCCGGCCAAGGCTGGTGTGGGAGACGCGGGAGGAGTGAGCGGGGCTTTCCTAGGCTTCACCCCTTCTCCACAAACAGCCCGCCCCTCCGGCCCCAGACGTGCCCGGTTCTCGGGTTCCCGGGGCGAAATTCCTCGCCTCCACAGGCATTTTTTCAGGGCGAGCGCACCCGACCCGGCCCTGCCCATCCCCATTCCGGGTTCTCCCGTCGGAATAGTCCTTATTGAGAATTATTCCTAGTAAGGGTAGAATGTGAGCATGTCCTCGCCTGCCCAGCCGTCCGCCCCCGCCGTCGCCACCCTGACGCCCACGCACGGCGAGCACGCCTTCGTCCTGCAAAAGGTCCAGCCCGCGCTGCTGGGACTGATGGACGGCAGCGTGAGCACGCTCGCGCCGATCTTCGCCACGGCGGGGCTGACGGGCAAACCCATCGACGCCTTTTTCGTCGGGCTGGCGGCGAGCATCGGGGCGGGCATCAGCATGGGGCTCGCCGAGGCGCTCTCGGACGACGGCAAGGTCAGCGGGCGCGGCACGCCGGTCGCGCGCGGGGTGATCACCGGGCTCGCCACCATCCTGGGCGGGATGCTCCACACCTTCCCCTTCCTGCTGCCCGACCTGCGCGCGGCGCTGACGCTGGCGTACGTGGTCGTGATCGTCGAACTCCTCGCCATCGCCGTCATCCGCTGGCGGTACATGCGCAGTCCCCTGGGGCAGACCATCTTCCAGGTCATCGTGGGCGGCGCGGTCGTCTTCGGGGTGGGCGTGTGGCTGGGGAGGCTCGGGGCAGGCGGGTAAGCGTCGGCGGGCGGGAACGGAGGAGGGGGCCGAGGCCTCCTTTGCTTTTTCCCCGGGCTAAGCCACCCGGCGCAGGCGTCCGGGCCCTCGCACGGCGCACACTGCGGGCATGACGCAGAGCATTCGGGCCACCCTCCGCGCGGTGGTCGTCCACCCGGACGGGCGGCGGGTCGCGGCGGTGGGCGGCGCCCTGCCCGTGACCGTGGTCGCGGAGAATACCTTCGTGGGGCGCGGCCTGACGGGCGCCTTTCCCGCGCTCTCCCCCTGGCTGGCCCCGCTGCGGCGGCTGTATTTCGCCTGGCTGGGGGAGGAGGCGGACGGCACCCTCGTGCGCGAGGCCGTGTGGCACCTCGACGCTCCTGGCGGGCTGACGGGCGTGACCTGGGCCCTGCCGGAGGAGTTGCCCGGGACCGAGCGGAGGTGGGCCGAGGCCGCCCTCTCCCCCGCCCCACCCACGCGGCCCCCCTTCGCGCGGGTCGGCTGGGCGGCGGGGGCGCTGGCGTGGCTCGACGAGGAATTGGGGGAGCAGGACCTGAACCGCGCCGGGCCGCCTGAGCCCGTCAAACACTGGGGCATCAGCGCCCTGTGGCGGGTGCCGCTGGAGGGGGGCGGGGACCCCGTGTACCTCAAGGCCGTCCCCGCCTTCTTCGCGCGGGAGGTGACGGCGACCTGCGTGCTCTCCGCCGAGATTCCGGGGGCCGCCCCACTCGTCCTCGCCGCCGACGAGGGCCGGGGCCTGCTGCTGCTGAACCACGCGGGAGACGTGCCCGGTGAGGAGGTGAGCGGTGCGGGCCTCGCCGCCCACCTCGCGCGGGTGCAGCGGGCGAGCGTGAGGCTGGTCCCCGGGTTCCGATCACGCGGGCTGCCCGACCACGGCCCGGCGTGGGTGGCCGCGCTCCTGCCCGAACTCCTGCGGGGGGACGTGCTTCTCCTCGGGGAGGAAGGCGGCCTGACCCCCGCCGAGGCCGCGCGGCTGTGGGTGCTAGAGGGCCGCTTGCAGGAGGCCTGCGTGCGCCTGCTCGCCTCGCCGCTGCCGGAGGTGATCGGGCACGGGGACCTGCACCGGGGCAACACCGTGCGGAACGGGGAGGGGCGCTGGACCCTGATCGACTGGTCGGACGTGAGCGTGACCCACCCCTTCCTCGACGCGGACCCCCTCTACCTCGCGCCCGAGGGCGCCTCTCCCGAGACGCTGGAGGCGGTGGAAACCGCGTATCTGGCGGAATGGGCCGACCTCCTGCCCCCAGCCGAGGGGCGGGCGCTGATGCGGGAAGCCCGGCTGGTCGGCGAGGTGTACCGCGCGCTGGGGTACACGCACGGCATCCAGCCCTACATCGAGGACAAAGGCGAGTCGAGGACGGCGCACCTCGAACACCTGCGCCGGGTGCTCGGACGGGCGGAGGCGAATCTTGCGCCGCCTTCCCGCGAGCACGCAGCGCCGTCCCCCTTGCCCTGATCTTCACCCGTCCCTGCGACTCCGGGAGGCTAGCGAGCGGGCCGCTATGCTGGAGGCGGAGGCGCCGCGTGCAGGACCCCGACAAGGTACAGAGCCGACTGGTCGCCGACCGCAAGGTGAGGGCGGTCGCCCAGGCGGGGAGCCACGGCACGGAGGTCGCCTGGGTGGGCAGCCAGCCGACCCTGGTGACCTTCGAGCGCGGCCTGCTCTCCCCCCAGACCGAGAGCCGCGCCGGGGTGACGGTGGAGCGTTTCCCCTACGAGAAGCTGGAGGGGTGGCGCGACTGGGACACGGCGCGCGAGGAGGCGCCCCTCGCCCTGCTCGCCACCAGCCGCGTCGTGTACGACCCCACCGGCTACTACGGCCGCATCCAGCGCACCCTCTGGACGCTGAGCCCGGAACGCCTCGCCGCGCACCGGGAGGAGTTGCTGGGCCGCGCCGCCGCCCGTCTCGACGCCGCCCGCCGCGAGTACACCGGCCCCGGCCACGGGGCGCAGGAACAACTGCTCGCCCTCGCCGAGGCGCGCGACGTGGCCCTGACGCTGCTGTACCCGGCGCTCCTGACCCACACCCACGCGTGGCCGGAGTTCGAGATTCGCCTCCCGCACGCGTGGCGGGCCGCCGCCGGGCTGCGCTTCCCCAAGGCCGTCTACCGCCTGGAAAACCTCTACGGCTTCGGCGGCGAGGACGAGGCCCGGCGGGTGCTGCTCGCCACGCGCGGCCTCGGTCTGGTCGAGCAGGAGAAACGCGCCCGCGCCGCCTTCCAGGTCGGGTACTACGACGGGGCCGTACGCTACCTGCGGGACGAGACCGCCCGCACCCACCGCGCCGACCTGGAGCGCTGGACGTACATCTCCAGCGCCCGGCGGGACAAGCTGGGCATCCTGCTGGGCGTGACCCGCAGTCCCCTCGGGCCCGCCGCCCTCGCCATCGCGGGGGAGTTGCTGGCGGACGCGCGGGAGGGGCGGTAGGGGTGAGATTGAGCATCTGTGCCCGCAGATGCCTGTTCTCCTGGATCACGCCCCAGACGACGTTATTCAGACGGGGAATCTCGGAGGCTGGATCTTCTCTCCTGGGGCGTAGCTCCGCCATAGCACCGCCCCGGCACCTCCATTCAGCGGGGCGGCACCGACCCGATGGGAATGTCCGCGTCCGGGAACGAGGCCACCAGCTTCAACTCTCCCCCCAGGGCCTCGATGTACTCCCGCAGGGTGCTCAGGTACATGTCCTCCCGCCGTTCCAATTTCGACACCGCCGCCTGCTGGGTATCCATCGCCTGCGCCACCTCCACCTGCGTTTTCGACCGGGCCTGACGCAGCTCGGCCAGTTGCAACTGCACCAGCATCCCCTCCGCCTTTGCGGCGGCGCGGGCTTGCTGTTCCGGCGTCATCTTTGCCCGCAGGTCACTCCACTTCTTCGCCATGCTGGCCCTCCTTGTTCAGGGTGTCGAGATGCACGTCGTACAGGCTATCGGCCAGGGGAACGAACACCTCGTACCAGCGGTCATTCCCGGTCTTGTCGCCCCCGATGAGCAGGATGGCGCTGCGGCGGGGGTCGAAGGCGTACAGGATGCGGTAGGGACGGCCCTGGTGTTGGATACGAAGTTCACGCATATGGGCGTGTCGAGAGCCGTGAATGCCGGAAGTATGAGGAAAGCCGAGGTGGGGGCCACGCGCTTCGAGGAGACGGACGGCGGCGTCGATGGATTCCTGCTCGGCCTCAATCAAGGTTTCCCACCAGGCCCCGAGTTCATCGGTGTACTCGACTTCCCACGTCAAGGTCGGTATTCCTTCAACGGCATATGCCTCCAAGGGAATAGTAACACCGTTTCTCCACCGACGCCATACCCACGCGAGCCTCTTGGCTTTTCGGGGAGTGGCCCCGAAGGTCATCGAGGACCGGCTGGGGCATACGAACGTGGGGTTCACCATGCAGGTGTACACGCACCTGTACGACGAGCAGCGCCGGGAGGCTGCGCCCTGCCTCGCAGAACTGATCCAGCGCGACAAGGCAAGCTGAGCAGGCATCAGTGGGGTAACACCGTAGCTCTCCTAAAGGAGTGGTGCTCTAGCAACGGCAGCCGCCCCAAGTCTTGAAGGGGCGGCTGGGTCAGCTTGTCTTTCTCAGGTGACATTAGTAGTGGTCAGTAGTCAGAACGCGGGCAGTTAAAATGGATTTGTGGAAAACTAAGTGTTTAGGGGGCTCCAATTTGACCCGTCAATTCCCAATACACCTCTATATCGACTTCTTCCATATTGTCTAGCTCGGTCGAACCTCCTAGAGCAAGTGGTATGGTGTAGCCAATACACCTAGACGCGTCTTTGAGAGGCAGACCGCTCTCCGTCCACTTATCATACTCGCCCAGTCTAAGAACGCCTTCCCCTTGGCTCGTAAGAGTATTCCCATGAAATTCAATCAAGTTCTGTTGCGTGTTCAAAACCTCCTGTGAGTTGACATCGAAGTATAGAATCAAAGGATGCCCATCCATCATTCTTGATGTGTCGGCTGCATAAATATTTCCAAGCCAGTCATGTCCTATAGCAGTAATATATCCCTTAAAATTTGGAGCTAGAAGTAGACAGAGTTCAGTACACTTGCTTGACATCAATCTATTAAGAATGAAGTAGGCACCGTCGTATAATGAGTTTCCACCAATTAAATCAACAAGCTCATCTGTCGACGCCGGAGACTTATTTAACTGCTTTGCACTGCTTTGATTCAGCATTTTAAGGAACTCTAACATACAGTATCACCTGGGTCTGATTGTGCAGGATGTGAACTGATCGCCGGGCTTCATATTACCGCGAATAGGGATTGACTCGGAGCGCCAAGTGTGATTAGGCGGGGAGGTCAAAGAACTTGAGGTTGTGGGCGAGGACGAGGAGGGCGACCTTGAGCCGCAAGCTCGCCATCGTCTTGACCTGCCCCCACCGCAAGCCGGAACCCACCAGCACCGAGAACGCCGACTCGATGATCTTGCGGGCAGCCGCATATTCGTCTTTCCAACGAGGGTCAGGACGCTTGGCATTGCTTTTGGGTGGCGTCAGGTACGTGCCGGACTGATAGCCTTTGTCCCCAATCTGCTTCGGCCCACCGAAGGTGGGCCAGTCGCGGTTCATCACGCACCCGACGGTGAAGTCATGCTCGTTGGCGGGCCGGAGCACGTACTGGGCGATTTTGCCATTCAGGGTCGTCCAGGCATGCAGCTTGAACCCATACACCGGGCCGGAGGTACTGAAGCCGTGTCGTGCCCCCTTGAACTTGCAACGGGGAGCGCGCTTGAAGGTGCAGACTGGGAGGGGTTCGGAGTCCACGGCCACGAAGTCCAGTGCCTGGACTTCGACACTCGCGCCCTCGATCACAGGGGTCAAGCGTTCCAGCCGGGTACGGGCCTGGACCTCCGAAGGGTAATGGGGACAGTGGTTGAGTTTGAGCATCCTCCACCAGCCCCTGAAGTAGGGTGCTTTGTGAATCCGCTGCAATAGGGCCACCGCCACCAATTCGGCGTCACTGATCTTCTCGTGGGGGTGGACCAGCTTGGATGGCATCTGGGGGGTCAGCCAGACCGTCAGGCGTCGCAGGGCGTCGGGAATGGGGAGTAGACTGAGGTCGGGACGGCACATGAGCACCGTCCCTTTGCCATTTCTCCCCCCACCCTGTCAACCCCTATTCGCGGTATATTATTTTATTTATTTGGTTCTGAATTTGCCGTCCCAAACTACGATTGACACTAGCGTCAAGTATATTATAGTTCATTATGTCGTCTATGTCCCCGAGCTGCAAATCAACAACATGATCGACGTCCTTTCCGGCTGGCGCTGGCCCATAGACCTTTGTCCAAGTTGCACGCTGTTGATTTGTCCTGGTAGGAACAGCCGTGACCGTAGGGGGGGCTGCATTCAATGCTTTCACTTTGGCATCAACTTCAGCCTTCTGCGCCGCCGTTCATCCTGATTTATGTTTCAAGTCACAGTTAGTATTATGCACCAACCAGCCATCATTCCTGACGTAGTAGTGTGGGCCTCACTGACGGTGAGATTGAACATCTCACGGTGAAAAAGGGGCTTTCAAGCAGGCGAGGTCAGTAGAAGGAAGTTGGGGGTGAGGACGTGGCTCGGGCGCCACCCTCCCGCTAGCTACCCCAACGCCCGCCACGCCGCCTGCACCGCCACTCCCCGCTCGAAACGCACCCCCAGGCTGGCGAAGCAGTCCTCCAGCATCCCCGCGATGCCCAGCGCGTCGTAACGGTCGGCATAACCGAGGGTGGAGATGCGGAACACCGCGTCCTCGTGCGGAGCCTGGCCCGGCAGGGCGCGCTGGCCCATCTCGGCGAGGCGGGCGCTGACCTGCCGCCCGGTGAGGCCCTGGGGGGGCCGCAGCACGGCGACGGCGGGCGTGGTGCGGGGAGTCCAGGCGGGGGCGCCGAGGGCCGTTCCCGCCGCGATCAGCGCGTCCGCCTGCCTCCGCTTCTCGGCCCACAACACATCGAGCGGCACGGCGAGGAGGCGGTCGAGGGCCAGCGACAGGGCGTAGATCAGGTTGATCGCGGGGGTCTGCGGCGTGTTCCCGGCCTTCTGCCCCTTCAGCTCGCGGGTGAGGTCGAGGTAGAAGCCCCGGGGCGTGTCCCGGATCATCCGCTCCTGCACCTCGGGGCTGAAGAGGACGAAGCCCAGGCCGGGGGGCGTGGCGGTGCCCTTCTGGCTGCCGCTCACGACGGCGTCCACCCCCCACTCGGCGGGGCGGAGTTCCGCGACCCCGTAGCTCGTCACGCAGTCGGCGATGACGATGAGGTCAGGGTTCTGCGCCTTGGCCGCCTTTGTCACCGCCTCCAGGTCGTGCAGGGCGCCCGTGCTCGTCTCGGAGTGGGTGATCAGGAGGGTGTGGGCGCCCCTGGCCGCGTCGGCGACCTCCCCGGGGTCGAGCACGTCTCCCCAGGGCCGGGCTACGACGGTCGTGTCGTACCCGAGCCGCCTCGCCATCTCGCCCCAGCGTTCCGAGAACTTGCCCGCCTGGGCGTTCACGACCCGCGCGCCCACGGGGGTGAGGCTGACCAGAGCCCCCTCGAAGGCCCCGGTGCCGCTGCTCGTGGTGATCACGGCGTCGTAGGGGGCGCCGAGGAGGCGGGTGAGTTTGGCCCGGGCCTCCTGCAACTTCTCGACCCCCTCGGGCGCGCGGTGGTGCATCTGCGGCCGGGCGAGTTCGAGGAGGACGCGCGGCTCGACCTCGACCGGGCCGGGGGCGATCAGACGGTGACGGTTGAGGGGCAGGTGCGCGTCGGGGTCCGTCTCGGGGGGGACGCGGGCGGGAGCGGTGTCCGTCATGCCGACCATCGTAACGGCGCGGCCGAGCGTGAAGGACGGCTCGTCTGGAACCGGCACTGCCCCGCCTTCCCCGTCATAGGCTGGGGGCACATGCGAATCGTGGTGGTGGGCGGGGTGGCGGCGGGCATGAGCGCGGCGAGCCGGGCGCGGCGGCAGAGCCCCGACGTGCAGGTCACGGTCTTCGAGCGGGGGGACTGGGTGAGCTACGGCGCCTGCGGCCTGCCCTACGTGATCGGCGGCGAGGTGGAGGATTTCGGGCGGCTGGTGGCCCGCACCCCGGGGCAGCTCCGCGACCGGGACATCGACGTGCGGTTGCGCCAGGAGGTCACGGGCGTGGACGCGACGGCGCGCACGGTGACGGTCCGGGACCGGGAGACGGGCCGCACCCTCACCGAGCCCTACGACCGCCTCCTGCTCGCCACGGGGGTGAGCCCCGTCCGGCCTCCCTGGGCCGTCACCAGCCTCGCGGGCGTCCACGTCCTGCGCGACCTTCCCGACGGGCAGGCCATCGAGGCGAGCCTTGAGGGAGCCAAGCAAGCCTGCATCGTCGGCGCGGGGTACATCGGGCTGGAGATGGCGGAGGCGCTGAGCACGCGAGGCCTGGAGGTGACCCTCCTCGAAAAGGGGCCGGAGGTCGCGGGCCGGATGCTGGACGTGGGCCTCCAACGCCGGGTGCGCGCCGAGGTCGAGCGGCAGGGGGTGGACGTGCGCTGCGGCGTCACCGTGGAGGGCCTGACGGGGAAGGAGGGTCGGGTGACGGGAGTGGACACGGACGGGGGCCACGTGCCCGCCGACCTCGTGGTCGTGGCGGTGGGCGTGCGGCCGAACACCGACCTCACGCGGGCGGCGGGCGTGCGCCTGGGCGAGACGGGCGCCGTCGCCGCCAACGACCGGCAGGAGACGAGCGTGGAGGGCGTGTACGCGGCGGGCGACAACACCGAGAGTCGGCACCGGGTCACGGGCCGCGCCGTCCACATCCCCCTGGGGCTGACCGCCAACCGCATGGGCCGGGTGGCGGGCGTGAACATGGCGGGCGGGGAGGCGCGTTTTCCCGGCATCGTCGGCACGGCCATCTTCAAGACCTTCGGCCTGGGGGTGGCGCGTACCGGCCTCACCCAGGCGGAGGCGGAGCACGCCGGGCTGGACGCCCTCAGCGTGGACGTGGACAGCACCGACCACGCGGGCTACTACCGGGGCGCCGCGCCCATCCACGTCCGCCTCACCGCAGAGCGCGGGTCGGGCCGCCTGCTGGGGGCGCAGCTTCTCGGGCACACGGGGAGCGTCAAGCGGGTGGACGTGGTGGCCGCCCTGCTCCACCGGGGAGGAAGTGTGGGGGACCTCTTCGAGCTGGACCTCGCCTATGCTCCGCCCTTTTCGAGCGTGTGGGACGTGCTGCTGGTCGCGGCGGACAGGGCGGGTCAGGAGCTGTGCCGGGAGTGAGGGCCGCCGTCCTTACCCCACCCGCAACTCGTCCCCGCCCGGCCCTGCCCGGTCGGCGAGCAGCGCGGCGGCGACGGCTCCCGGGGCGAGGGCACCGCGAGGAGGGCGGCCCACCTGCGTCCAGAGGGGCGTGTCCACGGCGGGCGGCAGCACGAGGGTCAACGTCTTGCCGCGCGTTTCCAGCCGGGCGACTTCCAGCGCGCGGGCGACGGCGGCCTTGCTCGCGGCGTACTGGGAGAAACCGCGAGCGGTGACGAGTTCGGGCCGGGCGCCGATCACGTACAGCCGCCCGCCCGGTGCCAGACGCGGCAGGCCGTACTTGAGCGTCCACAGGACCCCGAAGTAGTTCGCGTTCCACACCGAGCGCACCCGCGCCGCGTCCGCCTCGGCGAGGAGGTGGGGCAGGGCGGCGCCCGCCGCGTAGATGACGGTTTCCAACTCCCCCAGTCCCTCGAACAGGGCGCGGAGGTGGCTCTCGAACCCCACGTCGAGCGGGTGCGCGCCCGCTTCCAGCTCGGCGGCGAGGGCCTGGAGTTTTTCCGCGTTCCGTCCTGCCAGCGTGAGGGGGGACGAAGCCGCGAAGCTCCGCGCGACCGCCGACCCGATGC from Deinococcus aetherius includes:
- a CDS encoding type II toxin-antitoxin system RelE/ParE family toxin, with protein sequence MTWEVEYTDELGAWWETLIEAEQESIDAAVRLLEARGPHLGFPHTSGIHGSRHAHMRELRIQHQGRPYRILYAFDPRRSAILLIGGDKTGNDRWYEVFVPLADSLYDVHLDTLNKEGQHGEEVE
- a CDS encoding IS982 family transposase gives rise to the protein MCRPDLSLLPIPDALRRLTVWLTPQMPSKLVHPHEKISDAELVAVALLQRIHKAPYFRGWWRMLKLNHCPHYPSEVQARTRLERLTPVIEGASVEVQALDFVAVDSEPLPVCTFKRAPRCKFKGARHGFSTSGPVYGFKLHAWTTLNGKIAQYVLRPANEHDFTVGCVMNRDWPTFGGPKQIGDKGYQSGTYLTPPKSNAKRPDPRWKDEYAAARKIIESAFSVLVGSGLRWGQVKTMASLRLKVALLVLAHNLKFFDLPA
- a CDS encoding VIT1/CCC1 transporter family protein encodes the protein MSSPAQPSAPAVATLTPTHGEHAFVLQKVQPALLGLMDGSVSTLAPIFATAGLTGKPIDAFFVGLAASIGAGISMGLAEALSDDGKVSGRGTPVARGVITGLATILGGMLHTFPFLLPDLRAALTLAYVVVIVELLAIAVIRWRYMRSPLGQTIFQVIVGGAVVFGVGVWLGRLGAGG
- a CDS encoding aminoglycoside phosphotransferase family protein; translation: MTQSIRATLRAVVVHPDGRRVAAVGGALPVTVVAENTFVGRGLTGAFPALSPWLAPLRRLYFAWLGEEADGTLVREAVWHLDAPGGLTGVTWALPEELPGTERRWAEAALSPAPPTRPPFARVGWAAGALAWLDEELGEQDLNRAGPPEPVKHWGISALWRVPLEGGGDPVYLKAVPAFFAREVTATCVLSAEIPGAAPLVLAADEGRGLLLLNHAGDVPGEEVSGAGLAAHLARVQRASVRLVPGFRSRGLPDHGPAWVAALLPELLRGDVLLLGEEGGLTPAEAARLWVLEGRLQEACVRLLASPLPEVIGHGDLHRGNTVRNGEGRWTLIDWSDVSVTHPFLDADPLYLAPEGASPETLEAVETAYLAEWADLLPPAEGRALMREARLVGEVYRALGYTHGIQPYIEDKGESRTAHLEHLRRVLGRAEANLAPPSREHAAPSPLP
- a CDS encoding tyrosine-type recombinase/integrase; translation: MDSCSASIKVSHQAPSSSVYSTSHVKVGIPSTAYASKGIVTPFLHRRHTHASLLAFRGVAPKVIEDRLGHTNVGFTMQVYTHLYDEQRREAAPCLAELIQRDKAS
- a CDS encoding DUF1851 domain-containing protein; the protein is MLEFLKMLNQSSAKQLNKSPASTDELVDLIGGNSLYDGAYFILNRLMSSKCTELCLLLAPNFKGYITAIGHDWLGNIYAADTSRMMDGHPLILYFDVNSQEVLNTQQNLIEFHGNTLTSQGEGVLRLGEYDKWTESGLPLKDASRCIGYTIPLALGGSTELDNMEEVDIEVYWELTGQIGAP
- a CDS encoding helix-turn-helix domain-containing protein: MAKKWSDLRAKMTPEQQARAAAKAEGMLVQLQLAELRQARSKTQVEVAQAMDTQQAAVSKLERREDMYLSTLREYIEALGGELKLVASFPDADIPIGSVPPR
- a CDS encoding SDR family NAD(P)-dependent oxidoreductase, which gives rise to MTTQGGTLVIGATGGIGSAVARSFAASSPLTLAGRNAEKLQALAAELEAGAHPLDVGFESHLRALFEGLGELETVIYAAGAALPHLLAEADAARVRSVWNANYFGVLWTLKYGLPRLAPGGRLYVIGARPELVTARGFSQYAASKAAVARALEVARLETRGKTLTLVLPPAVDTPLWTQVGRPPRGALAPGAVAAALLADRAGPGGDELRVG
- a CDS encoding FAD-dependent oxidoreductase yields the protein MRIVVVGGVAAGMSAASRARRQSPDVQVTVFERGDWVSYGACGLPYVIGGEVEDFGRLVARTPGQLRDRDIDVRLRQEVTGVDATARTVTVRDRETGRTLTEPYDRLLLATGVSPVRPPWAVTSLAGVHVLRDLPDGQAIEASLEGAKQACIVGAGYIGLEMAEALSTRGLEVTLLEKGPEVAGRMLDVGLQRRVRAEVERQGVDVRCGVTVEGLTGKEGRVTGVDTDGGHVPADLVVVAVGVRPNTDLTRAAGVRLGETGAVAANDRQETSVEGVYAAGDNTESRHRVTGRAVHIPLGLTANRMGRVAGVNMAGGEARFPGIVGTAIFKTFGLGVARTGLTQAEAEHAGLDALSVDVDSTDHAGYYRGAAPIHVRLTAERGSGRLLGAQLLGHTGSVKRVDVVAALLHRGGSVGDLFELDLAYAPPFSSVWDVLLVAADRAGQELCRE
- a CDS encoding aminotransferase class V-fold PLP-dependent enzyme — translated: MTDTAPARVPPETDPDAHLPLNRHRLIAPGPVEVEPRVLLELARPQMHHRAPEGVEKLQEARAKLTRLLGAPYDAVITTSSGTGAFEGALVSLTPVGARVVNAQAGKFSERWGEMARRLGYDTTVVARPWGDVLDPGEVADAARGAHTLLITHSETSTGALHDLEAVTKAAKAQNPDLIVIADCVTSYGVAELRPAEWGVDAVVSGSQKGTATPPGLGFVLFSPEVQERMIRDTPRGFYLDLTRELKGQKAGNTPQTPAINLIYALSLALDRLLAVPLDVLWAEKRRQADALIAAGTALGAPAWTPRTTPAVAVLRPPQGLTGRQVSARLAEMGQRALPGQAPHEDAVFRISTLGYADRYDALGIAGMLEDCFASLGVRFERGVAVQAAWRALG